The genomic interval AAACCTGGCAAATATAGTACGCAGTGGTTGATATGGACTTTcttaatgaatatttttcatgtctctCATAGCACTTCAGTGACACAATCAAGGTGAGTCAGGACGTCCCTGCATACCAGGATGAGATTGGAAGAAGGTCTGGAAATGACAGGTAGCCTGAGCTACattcatgaatatttttttaaattgacacATCaagtgtattttgtgtgtttctgattttgttttaatgtttatgttcaaCCAGGCTTGGTCAAGAGCAGTTTCTGGGCAGTTTTGAGGATATTGAAAACAGGAAGAACCGAGTGTCTCACATGAAGAGCTCTCCCCGCAGAGAGAGTTCCCCCAACAAGGAAAATACGGGGGCCAAACCCCCTCTTGGACAAAGGGATGCTCCTGCTGTACAAACACGCTCCCAGCTCCCAGTTACAACTGCTGAATCTCCTGCTCTGGACAGGAAGTCCTTCAGTCCGGGCGTCCTGGGAGATAGAAAGTGCAGCAGTCCCCTCCATTCTCAGGAAGTTTGGAGCCATGCTGCAGGAAAATGAGGGCAAAACGCTCACCGAGTCAGGGGTGGTGACCCACCAGGGACCGGCTCCGGAGCCAAAGTGCCCCACCCCTGGCTGTCAGCGCAGAGCTCTGGGAGCCGCTGCAGTCGCCGGCAGGGCGCCCGTGCGTGTGCCTACCCAGAAATGTCAGGCAGATTCTTACGTGCTGACAGCAGAGATAGATCCCAGCCAAGAATGGGGGTTTGTATCAGACTCTGGTAGACAGAACCACAAGGATCAGTGGGGAGGCTACAGCGCTTCAAAGGGGTCTCAGCCCAGTCCCCAGCAGTCCCAGAGGAGATCACAGGTGGCGGGGAGCCCCAAGATTAGACCCAGGACGAACAGTGGGGCAGACAGAGACGGAGGAAGGAAGCCGTCGCCCCAACATGTGGAGCCCAAAATGGACTACAGGGTGTCAAGTGCTGCCTCTGGAGCTCAGAGGACTCAGAGGGGTGGGTTAGCGGGCCAGGAGTTGCCAGGTTGTGGCGGAGTGAGGGATGAAGGACTTATTGAGCTGCTGGACATGCTGGACATCCAACACGAATACAGCTCCAGTCCCAGAACAGGACACACAGCTTACAGACAAGAGCCACAGCAGGTAGGTTCATTTCTGCCTCATCATGTGAATAAGTCCGACATCAGGAGCTTCATTTCTAAATGTTACAAAAGCGATTAACAAAGCACATaaatactgttttgtttctgtccaggTAAACCCATCCGAGTTGTCCCCAGTAAAACCTAAGAGGAGCTTCTCTCGTCCCGCGCGGCCAGCCAACCAGCGACCCCCGTCCAGGTGGGCCAGCCGCACCCCGACTGCCAGGATCACTGCCCCATCGGGCCCAATGTACCGTCCCCCGAGCCCACTCGCTCGTCCCCCGAGCCCCCTGACCAGAACCCCAAGTCCGTCTCTGAAGCACCGGCCTCTCATCTCCTACTCTCTTCAGACTGAGACTGTCATTATGTGATACCGTTTCAATAAAGCTTGATCCCCTCCATGGGGAAATCCCTCCTGTGGTTCCCCATCCCAACACCTTCTCTCTGTGTAAATAGTAAAGACTGTTTTGGTAAAGTGCTTTAAGAGAGTTGCTGAGAAGTGCTTCATTTCATCTTGGTGCCATGTTTCAAGATAAAACACACCCACAACGTTCTGTTCAGTATTGCTGTGGCTTTTTGCTTCTTCTGTGGTCAACCGTTGCCATCAACGTCCCCTCCCTTTATCcactttcctccctttttttgtATTGAATATCAGGTGTTCTCTGTATAAAGAGATTTAGCATGCAGCCCTAGTTTGAGGGTGCATGCTCATGTGTTTAATTCTCACAGTTGCCATGTTGAATCAAATTCAACCTGGCCACCAGTGGGAGTGGATTAAGTTGCAACTGTGCCCCCAGCAGCAACCTGCTAACTGTcaacaacagtgtgttttactgtatcaTATTGTCAAAGTAATATATTTAAGATGTTCAGATAACAGCTGTGACAAATGACTATGATATGCcttcaatgtattttttttcccttggtAATAAATATAACAGTGCTTTGACATaaagactctgtctctctctccatcgcAGCATTGCATTGTCTTGTAACCATTAATGACGACTCATATTTCAGGGTGTTGATGATTTATTGCATGTCATACCTAAGGATATCTGATACCAGCAGCGCTCTGCTCAAGTAGTGTTAGTTGCCGTTGCAAATGAGCTAACTGTCCTCTGACTTCAACACATCAGCTTGTTCAAACATACCTGAGGGACTGCGTGATAAAATATGTGGCAATCTGCATTGTCCTTTAAACGCAGTGGTTTTCGAGGCTCATATGTGATACTGAATTTGACTTATGTAGAcgtaattatatttttaaaaacattcgTCACACTCAATATGCTGTGAAGCACATTAACACTGCACAGTGTCAGTTCAGGAGCATCGTTACCAGGATATCCAGtgtgcagcacagacactgtGATTGTGCACGGAAAGGTATCACTTTCCCATGCTCTGTGTTTCTCGCCTCATCAGACTGCACCAATAACCCCCGGCTTCCCCTGACACCTCCTTCTGCGTGGAGagtgaggaaacacacacactcacgcactctcaatttcacacacatgcacgaagattaaaatttcagttataCCGACGTACGCAGCTCGCAGTTTTCTCACCAAGTAACAATTTTCAGtgcacaaactcacacatgcatacacacacacacacacactctctctctctctcctggcaAGAGGTAGATTAAGTGTGAAATGGCATGTAAAGGCTGGGTGAGTGTACGGAAGTCCCTTGGCCCCATGATGCTTCAGCCCTGTCACCCAACCTCTCGGTGCTATGTTGCACCTCAGACAGAAATAGCAAGCGTGACGTGTGTTTTGGTGCCAGAAATCTTAGCCCGCTGTCTTTGGGGggtataaataaagtttggggatgggggggtggggccttgattcctctctctgtctctctaactctgtttcttttattttgttcatagCTATTTCTGCCTTTTAATCAAGTAACAAATACGTAATATCAAATGAAAGTTTTCAAATTAGGGATATAATTTGCTCCCCCTAGGATAGACCTTTCATCTCCCATCACCTCTATCCATTAGTCAGtttctactttttattttttgtgtgattatttttttattcttgattTCTTTTCCTCTATTTGTTACCCTGTTAtaacctttttctctctcttcttgtctcctctttctactctgtgtgtgtaaaagagagcCAATCTTACAGGTTGGCACCTCCTTGGGTGCATGAGGGTATTTTAACAAGGCGTCCTGTTGGCCATCACTCCTCTGTCCTCATCAGGCCCCCTACTAATTCTTGGCAAGCTGTTCGATCTAACTGTTCCACAGCGGATCCACAGTATGAAAGTATAAAAAAGAGATACATTCTTTGACGTGTCTCTGCCCTCAGTCTCTACTTCCCTTTTCCCTGCTTCCCTGCTTCCCAACTCAACTGAGGACACtcccagcagacagacactgtgTGGCAGAGCTTGGCACAGCATGTTCTTCTCTGGACAGGCTATTCATGAGAGCAgggacagacagatgacagagagagaaagaaagagaacacAGGAACAGACAGCTGAACTGTAGCCATGGCTCCCCTGACGTCAGCAGGCCAAGTTATCACACCCACTCCGACCCCGGAGGAGGTAACACCCATCAAAAAATAGCTTTGCATCACAGCACGGAAGACTTCTAGGAGTGTTTCTACTGAGTTACACAACTtatatgacatgtttttgtgcGCCGGTGCTTTAATTAATTCTTATGCCATAAATATACATGGACTTATACACATTCTCCAAGAAGATGTACCACCATGTGCACATACCACTGTAGCCTTATTTATGACATCGAGCAGCATCTGCTCTCATTGCTTTGATCATGGTAAGGGTGCTGATCTGCCCTTTTGAGTGAGTTACTATAGCGTGCGcataagtgtgtatgtgtatgtatgtgcatcaAAACGAGCTGCCAGCCTGGGACTGGTCCCGACATACCCACATGCAAGTCTTTCCCATGAAGTCAGCAAAGACCTGAACCAATAAGAGAGATGTTCAACATGTTTAAACCTAAACTTCCACTCTGTTAAGACAAAAAAAGTATTGATCTTTATTTTACCGGACCcagtataatataatattatgcTAAATTGTCACCAAAGTCCTAATTTCTCCAACTCCAAATTACAAGTCCAAGTACACGTCCATGTGGATGGATTTTCTCACTTGACTGCTTGTAATTACCATTTAAACATCATGACATGAACACAGCATTTATGGGGCACTTAATGGAAGAGAGTCTTTGTTGAGGTTGTTAGTTGAGGTTGCTCTCCCTACAGTGACAAATTAGAATGCTgtaaccaaaaaaagaaaaaactgtaaaattcaAGCAGTCATGGTTGACTTAAGCTAACAGGCATATTCATTTAACAGAAATTTGTTGTAAAAttgtcaataaaatgttcaaaatcagCAGCCATTTACATAATTTCAAACCATTACTTTATCATAAAATTTGGTTAATTCTTCTCTGATGTGATCTGACTGATCTGATCTGCTACATCAGTTAGAATATCCTgactttaatgttttcaaatcTAGACTGCATTAAGACCACTGCTGACACGATAAAAATATctaatttgaaataataaaatttgAGAATTATATTCAAGAAAATATCCAGTTGTTTTCCTGGGATAACAAAAAAATGAACCCATTACCatgagaaatataaaataatgaaataatcaacTTGTTATCTCAAGGTAACATTACAAAATAAGTCATTACAAACACGACCGTTCTTCATCGTTATAGCAATTCTTAACTTCTGATGGAACATCAAGATAAATACGCATGAGACACAAGTATTAACTTATCAATGTTAAATACAAGAACTTCTTCTCATGTACAATATCATTGTATTTGGACACAGGCCAAAGCTGGTTTCATTTAATTCTGTCAATTTAaaattcacagagacagactgtctGCCCCAGTTGCTAGGGAGACTTCAAAGCCTCTATTCATGTAGATGAGCTGAATATACTGTATCCTCTATACATGCATGATTATGAGTTTGACATCAGTCTGAATGAGCCTCTGGTGGCTGACATAATGTCTTCTTTGCTGTCTGAGGCACGTGTGAATCTCACACTTGTTCCTGCCTCTTCTCGCCCACACACACCTGTCCCCTTGCCCTGTGCCCTCTGCCCCTGTGCTGCATCTCTGCCCTGACGAGCCTCTCATTCATTGGAGCTGGGCTTGGGAGTCCGCACTGAAATCCTCAGCATGTGTCAGTTGCTACTGCGACAGACTCAAAATAGATGGTTAACAGCTACTTGTatgagagtgtatgtgtgcgtgtctcACAAAAATGTGAATAGAAGAGTGACAGGACCACCCTGTTCAAGAGGTTAGACATAAAGGGGACCAGACGACctgaaactgaactgttttacagctgttttacaGGGTTCTCCAGTCCTTCTCTGTGAGTTATATAGTATGTTTTCTCTTGTTAAAACTTAACAGA from Lates calcarifer isolate ASB-BC8 linkage group LG7_1, TLL_Latcal_v3, whole genome shotgun sequence carries:
- the LOC127142666 gene encoding uncharacterized protein LOC127142666; its protein translation is MLLLYKHAPSSQLQLLNLLLWTGSPSVRASWEIESAAVPSILRKFGAMLQENEGKTLTESGVVTHQGPAPEPKCPTPGCQRRALGAAAVAGRAPVRVPTQKCQADSYVLTAEIDPSQEWGFVSDSGRQNHKDQWGGYSASKGSQPSPQQSQRRSQVAGSPKIRPRTNSGADRDGGRKPSPQHVEPKMDYRVSSAASGAQRTQRGGLAGQELPGCGGVRDEGLIELLDMLDIQHEYSSSPRTGHTAYRQEPQQVNPSELSPVKPKRSFSRPARPANQRPPSRWASRTPTARITAPSGPMYRPPSPLARPPSPLTRTPSPSLKHRPLISYSLQTETVIM